DNA from Stenotrophomonas bentonitica:
CCAGTTGGCGGCGTCCCGCGGCGGCGTTTTCGGAAGATCGCGCGGCGGCTCGGGTTTCTGGTGTTGTACCGCGGCTGCCATGCTTGGCGTGGGCGCGACGATGTCTTCCAGCGGCACCTGGGGCGCGCGCGGTGGCAGCAGCAGGAGCTGGGTGCGGTCCGCGGGAGGCGGCGGAAGAACCGGCATGCTGCCTGCATGGTTCCAGAGCAGGAGGGCGATGGCGGCCACGTGGGCCAGGATGGTCAGGCTGGCGGCAAGCTTGCGGCCGTGACGCTCGGTGAACGGTGCGGCGGCGGTTGCGCTGCCACGCGGCGGCACCGGCGGCAGGCGCTGCAGGTAGTCGTGCAACGAAAGGCTGCTTGCGGCACTGGGGGCGACCGATGACATCCGACAGCATTAATGAGAAGGGTTCTCATTATGACATAGGCAGTTCGGCGTATGCTGCGGCGATCCAGTGCACGACTGTGAGGGGGGGCAGGATGATGACTGAGATGGAAGTGTTGGTTGACCGGTACCGGGTGTTCTTCGGGATCCTCGCTGTCGTCGTCTGGGTCAGCACGCTGGCAAGCCTGGTTGTCCTGCACAGGCTTCGAAAGCACCGGCCCGAAAAGCTGGCCCAGGTCGGCATCCAGCATATCGACTGGTGGTTTGCATGCTGGCGGGGGATTGGACGTCTTGCCTTCAGCACGCACGGCGATGACCTGACGATGCGTGAGCGGTTGGCGCTGCAGGTGATGACTGTGAGCTGCGCAGTGTTTCTGGTTTCAATGCCACTGCTGCGGGTCGTCGACCAGCTTCGCGCGCTTGCTTATGCTGAATGAAATGCGTCGGTATTCTCATGTTCCCAGATACATCGCTTCATGGACTGCCGCATCGGGCCTAACGGGTCACGCTGAGAGGTGAAGCTGTCAACGGAGAAGCCAGCCTGAACATGGCGGCTGTGAGGCCCCCGCCGCCGGTGATCTGATGAGGAAAGGACTTGTAACGATGGTTGCCATCTCCCAGTTGCTCCAGCTCGAACAAGACGCAATTGCGCTCCTTCTGCATGGCGAGGGTGTACCTCGTGAACTTGTGGCACAAACAAGCAGGGTTGAGTCGGTAGTGAGAGACGAAACCCCTGCTGGCGTCTACGTCGACTTTGTTCTCACGACCGGTGCCATTCCGCTGGAGGGACGGCGGGATTTCCACATCGCGGACTTGAGCTTTGTCACCGGCGATTTGAAGGAGCTGGAATTCATTCTCTACGTTCGAAGGGGGTTCATTGCCTGCTTTGAGGTCTACTCAGTCTTTGACGTGCTCCCCTCTTATGAATCCGTCTTCGGCTCATTCAGCGGAGTTCCGACGGTCTACGAGTGAGTAAATGTGAAGGGCTCTGTTTGCATCAACGGGAATCGATATCTCAGATGAATGACCTGAAGTACTCCGTGCCTTCCTCATCGACTGGTAGGCGAATTTTAAAAATCGCGGCGGTGTCAATCGGGTTGGCGGTGTGCGCGTTGGTCGTTGGCGCGCCGCTTGGCTACTTTGAAGCCGAGTTGAGTGCCAGCGTTGATCCCATGAGGCTGCTTCTTCTCAATGAGGCCTCGTTCGCGCTTGCTTACTTCCTGTGCTGCTTTGCTTTTGCGCGTAAATGGCCAGACGGCGCGGCATTCAGGACCTTGCTCGCCTTCGCTGTGCTTCAATTGCTTTCGGTCGCCCTGGTTGCGGCTACCGGTGCTGGGTTCCCGCCCAGAGCTGTTCTTGTTCTCAGCATTGTCAGCGGCGCGGCATGCTCACTATTGGGCGCCGTTGTGGGCAGCTGGGGAGTGGCAGGTTCTGGATCTACTCTGGAACAGCGTCCTTTGTGTGCCTGTTCTCGGATCTTGAGGGACTGAAGTGACTGACGAACCGAGAGAGATGCGGCTTCGAATGATCAATCGGACGTTGGCAGTAGTTCGCACGTCTTCAGTAATGCTGCTCCTGTTCTTCATGAATGGTTGCCAGTGGATTGGAGGTGCGGTTGTCTCTGTCGAAAACACAGGAACCCGAGCGATCGACCAGGTTCAAGTTGAGGTCGGCGGCGGAATCGTGGAGCTGGGGCAGCTCGCACCGGGAGCATCCAGGCGGCTTACTCCCGAGATCAAGGCCGACTCAGCTATCCGGATTCGCTAAGTGGATGAAGGAAAGGCTTTGACCTGTGATGGTGACGTCTACTTTACGGGGAACATCTACATCCGTGTTGAGGTGGAGATCGGTGGCGGTGCATGCCGTGTCGCTGATGTGACACCCGTTTGATTCGAGGGCGCTCCAAGTGACGAACAAGAGCTGGGATGAGGTACGTAAGCGACGAACCTTGTTGGCCGATGAGAGGGAGCGCGTGCACTTGAGGTCACGCCACGGCCCTGCCTTGGTCCAGGCCATCAATGAAGCGGCCTCCTGCAGTCTGAGTATCGATGACTTCCGGGCCAGCACACTCGAGTGGGACATTGTATGGCCGCAGGATATTCGTGATGCTCCAGGCCTGGTTCGTGCCTATGTGGGCCAGGCCGAAGCACTCAGGGTCATGCAGTGCGTCGAGCGCAGACTGGGTCCACTTGACGGAGAGATCGGCTTTCACGAGAAGGCCTATCTTGGATTCGCGCCCGTGAGCGGGTTCGCCGTCACCTCGATGGTGGCAATCGCGGCCTCCACCGGGGACTCGGCTCTGTTCCACTCTGAATCCGCTGGGGTTGTGATGCTCGTGGACTGTTACGGAAACACTGCCGATGAGCAGTTCAGCGTGATGATCCAGGGGGCAGGGGTGCCGCCAGGCCTTGCAGTGAGCTTCCCGGCGAAGCGTTGACAGCAGCGCAGGCGCCGATAACCCGTGGCGATTAGTGAGGAAGCCGAACCAATGCCTGCTTCGTGCCAAGTCAGCCTGTACATCAAGGGCGATGCGCTTGATCCGGATCTCATCTCGGGGATCCTGGCCGTCCAGCCAACCAGGGCTCACAGGATGGGTCACGCATGGACGACGTCCGGTGGCTCTGGCGTAGTGGAGAAAACGGGACTCTGGAGGTTGACGCTGCAAGGCGACGATGCCGAAGTTTCTGCACTGATCGCTGTCATGGATCGGATCGCGATGAGTGGGGAAACTGCGTTGGCGAGCCTGCCCGGAGTTGAGTCTGCGTTCGTGGACGTGCTTCTGCTTACGGACGTGGATGAGCGGGGTGGAGGTACGGGGCAACTTACTCTCGACTCAAGCGCAGTCCAGATCCTGGGGCGTCTTGGCTTGCCTGTGGAATTTACTTTCGCGGCTGTTGTCCCTTGATGGTGTGTAACAGCGAAGCGGTTGGCGTTCTCCAGCCAGGTATTAGGGGTATCTGGTAGAGTCGCGAGGATGCGTGCGTCTATCGAAGGGAAGCGAGGGTGATGACGACTGATTGGTTGAATCTCATCGAGTCCATCGTGCTTCCGACGATGCCACCTGACCTGCCGTTCGCGACTCAGGGTTGGGCGGGAATGGCTTTCGACCGAACGTTGCATGAGGATCTGGCGCCCGATATTGTTTGGAGTTGCTGGCTGGCGGCGCACAACGACGGGGCCGGATATCCATCTGGCCTCGGTGCGGCCAGGTACAGAAACGCGGCTGATTCGGGGTCCATGGTTCACGTCAAGGCAGACATGGACTCAGTTCGGGCGTACTGGGACGAGAATGCCAATTTTCTGCGCGACCACTATGTCTTTTCGCTCGACAAGCGTTGGATTGTCCGGCTGGATCAGGATACGACGCTGTTTCTGGGGCGACTGGAATTCATGCAATCTGTGACGAAGAGGTTGGGCGGGATCGCTGAAGTGCGGAAGATGATGGATGACGATCTCATCGGTGGAGCTGTAGATGTCGTTGGGCTTGGAGGCTATATCGATGGGCTGCTTGATCCGCTGTCACGGCGCTGAGTCGTTTTATCAGTGATTCGCACAGGCGACGCGATTGTGGACCCTATGTGAGCGTTACGGGGCAGGATGAGTCGGTTCAGCGATTGGATTGAGATCTAGGTAGTTTGGTATCGCCCTCGACCGTGTCGTCGGGTGTAACTACTGGGCGTGGATTCGGCTGAGGAGGCTTATGGAGAAGTCGGTTGATCTGCTGGTGAGAGATCATCAATGGGTTGCATGGTTGTCTGTGGTGTCCCTCGTCTCTTTTGCTGCGAGCGTTGTGACTGTCGCAATCGTGGGGGGAGACACCGGCAGGCATGGGCTGGAAATTCTGGCTGGCTGCATGATGGCGGTGCTCGTGACGAGCTCCTTCGTTGCGATGGTCGGCGCTACGATTGCGGTAGTGCGTAACCGGGCGCGACTGGCAGACTGGGGCATGTTCCTGATCTTCATATGGTGCGTGCCGTATCTGGGAGTGACGTTCTATCTCAGTCCGGTTTTCCTCATGGGATTGCTGAGGCGCCGCTCGCGAGTGAGCTTTGGTGCGGGCGATCCCTGAGGCGACGTGGCGGCGGCAAGTGACCCAGTCGTGCATGAGGCGCAGTTGGAGGCCCGGCCTTGAGTGGGCTTTGGTTTCGCTCTTGCTGCTTGATCAGGCATCTGGAGGGCCGGCCAACGGCCGGCGCTACCGGTGCGGAGCAACGCGCGGTGTTACCGATGGGTTCGGGGATGGTGCGCGTCCGCAGGTGGCAGTCGGCGCACGACCAACGGTCGTGCGTTAACGAGTCAGCCCAGCAGCTTGCGGACCTTGTTCAGCGCTGCGATGAAGCGCTCGATTTCGGCGTGGGTGTTGTAGAACGCCAGCGAGGCGCGGCAGGTGGCCGCTACGCCGTAGTACTGCAGAAGCGGGTGGGCACAGTGCTGGCCGGAGCGGATGGCGACGCCTTCCAGGTCGAGCAGGGTGGCCAGGTCGTGCGCGTGCGCGCCTTCGATCAGGAAGGAGACCACCGCCGCCTTGTCCGGCGTGGTGCCGAACATGCGCAGGCCTTCGATCTTGTTGAGCTCTTCGGTGAAGTGCGCGAGCAGTTCGCCTTCGCGTGCTTCCACGTGCTCGAGGCCCAGCGATTCCAGATAGTCCACCGCCACGCCAAGGCCGATGAAACCGGCGATGTTCGGGGTGCCGGCTTCAAACTTGTGCGGGGCATCGCTGAACACGGTGCCTTCAAAACTGACTTCCTTGATCATCTCGCCACCGCCGAGGAACGGCGGCATGGCATCGAGATGCTCGCGCTTGGCCCACAGCGCGCCGGTGCCGGTGGGGCCGCACATCTTGTGGCCGGTGATGGCGTAGAAGTCGCAGCCGATGGCGGCAATGTCGACCTTGCGGTGCGGCACGGCCTGCGAGCCGTCGACCACGGTGATGATGCCGCGCTTGCGCGCTTCACGGCAGATTTCGCGGACCGGGTTCACCGTGCCCAGCACGTTGGAGACGTGAGCGACGGCGAGCAGCTTGACCTCGGGGGTCATTGCCCTGCGCAGCGCGTCCAGGTCGAGCGCGCCTTCCGGGGTGATCTCGGCCACGCGGATCGTGGCACCGGTGCGCTGGGCGACCAGCTGCCACGGCACGATGTTGGCGTGATGCTCCATGCGCGAAACCAGGATCACGTCGCCGGCCTTCAGGCGCGGCAGCGCCCACGAGTAGGCCACCAGGTTGATCGCGAAGGTGGTGCCGCTGCACAGCACCAGCTCGCTGGCGCGCACGTTGAGGAAGCGCGCAAGCTTGGTGCGCGCGCCCTCGTAGGCGTCGGTGGCCTCGGTGCCCAGCGCGTGCACCGCGCGGCTCACGTTGGCGTTGTAGCGACGGTAATACTCGTCCACCGCGCCGATCACCTGCACCGGCTTCTGCCCGGTGTTGGCGTTGTCGAAGTACACCAGCGGCTTGCCGTGCACTTCCCGCATCAGCAGCGGAAAGTCCAGGCGCACGCGGTCCCAGTCGGGGGCGACCGCAGTGTCGGTCGCCGGGCGCGGGGTGGAGAGGTTCATGCCACGCCCGCCTTGGCCAGCGCGATGTCCAGCTGGCGGCGCAGCTGTTCGGTCAGGCGCGCGTCGAGCATGTTCAGCGGCTCGTGGCAGAACGCGGCGCTGAGCAGCTGCTGGGCCTGTTCGGCCGGCAGGCCGCGCGAGCGCAGGTAGAACAGCGCGTTGGCGTCGAGCTGGCCGACGGTGGCGCCGTGCGCGGCCTTCACTTCGTCGGCGTCGATCACCAGCGTGGGCTGGGTGTCGATCTCGGCGTCGGCCGAGAGCAGCAGGTTCTTGTTGGAGAGGTTGGCGTCGGTGCCGTCGGCACCGGCCCGGATGTGGATGCCGCCGTGGAAGACCACGCGGCTGCGGTTGGCGGCGACGCCGCGCCAGACCATTTCCGAGGCGGTGTCGCGCGCGATGTGCTCGATGCCCAGGCGGGTATCGACATGGCGGCGGCCGTTGCCGAGCAGCACGCCATTGGCGGTGAGCTGGGCGTTGTCGCCTTCCAGGCGCACGTTGAGTTCGTGGCGGCTGAGCGCGGCGCCCAGCTCCAGGTCCACGCGGCGGTACTGCGCGTCGCGGGCCAGCACGGCGTCGGTGCGCAGCAGGGTGGTGGCGCGGGCGCTGTCGGCCTGCACGCGGGCATGCGAGAGCACCGCGTCCTTGGCCAGGTGCACGTGCACCAGGGTGTTGCCGAAGTGCGCGGCATCGCCCAGGTCCAGGTGGTGTTCGACCACGCCAAGTGCGGCACCTGCGCGCAGCTCGATCAGGTGGCGGTGGTGCCAGGCCAGGTCGGCGGCACCGGCGGCGCTGATGAAGACCAGCTGCAGCGGTGCTTCGACCTGCACGCCGTCATCCACGCGCACCAGCACGCCTTCGTCGGCCAGCGCGGCGTTGAGGCGGGCAAAGATCTCTTCGCTGCGCTCGAAGCGGCGGCCAAGGAAGCGCAGGGCGTCGTCGCCGGCGTGCAGCGCGGAAGACAGCGTCTGCACCTGCACGCCGTCCGGCAGCGCGGCCAGGTCGCTATGCGCTTCGGAAGGACGGCCGTTGACGAACACCAGCCGCGGCGACGGGATGTCGGCCAGCAGGGCAGGGTCGATCTCCGGCGCGGCCAGCGGCGCCGGCAGGAAGCTGCGGCGTTCCAGCTGGCGCAGCGAGGTGTACTTCCAGGCTTCGCTGCGCGGGCCGGGCAGGCCGGCCTGCAGGGCCGCGTCGAGCTCGGCACGGCGCGCGTCGCTGCCGCAGAAACCGGCGGCAAGGGAATCCAGCAGGGCGCTCATCAGACCGCTGCCTCCGGCACCACGCGGTCCTTCAGGAAGTGGTAGCCGTGCGCTTCCAGTTCCAGGGCCAGCTCGGGGCCGCCGCTCTGCACGATCTTGCCGTCGGCCAGCACGTGCACCACGTCCGGCTTGATGTAGTCGAGCAGGCGCTGGTAATGGGTGATGACCAGGAACGAACGGTCCGGCGAGCGCAGCGCGTTGACGCCGTCGGCCACGCTCTTGAGCGCGTCGATGTCCAGGCCGCTGTCGGTCTCGTCCAGGATCGCCAGCTTCGGCTCGAGCACGGCCAGCTGGAAGATCTCGTTGCGCTTCTTCTCGCCACCGGAGAAGCCTTCGTTGACGCCACGGTGCAGCAGTTCGTCCTTCAGGTGCAGCACGGCCAGCTTCTGGCGCACCAGCTTGAGGAACTGCATGGAGTCCAGTTCTTCCTCGCCGCGCGCCTTGCGCTGGGCGTTGAGCGCGGCGCGCAGGAAGTAGGTGTTGTTCACGCCGGGGATTTCCACCGGGTACTGGAAGGCCAGGAACAGGCCGGCGGCGGCGCGTTCTTCCGGGGCCAGCTCGAGCAGGTCGCGGCCTTCGAACTGGATGCTGCCTTCGCTGACGTCATAGCCGTCGCGGCCGGCCAGCACATTGCCCAGGGTGGACTTGCCGGCGCCGTTGGGGCCCATGATGGCGTGCACCTGGCCCGGCTTCACGTCCAGCGAGAGGCCCTTGAGGATTTCTTTTTCGCCAATGCGGGCGTGCAGGTTGTCAATCTTCAGCATGATACGAATCCGGGTAGTGCCACGCCCTGCGTGGCAAAAAATGTAAACCAAAGGCGCGGCAGATCAGCCCACGGAACCTTCAAGGGAAACTTCCAAAAGCTTCTTGGCTTCCACCGCAAACTCCATCGGCAGCTCGCGGAAGACCTGCTTGCAGAAGCCGTCCACGATCATCGACACCGCGTTTTCCTGGTCGATGCCACGTGCGCGGCAATAGAACAGCTGGTCGTCGGAAATCTTGGAGGTGGTGGCTTCGTGCTCCACCGTCGCACTCGGGTTCTTGACCTCGATGTACGGGAAGGTGTGCGCGCCGGAGGTCTTTCCGATCAGCAGCGAGTCGCACTGGGTGTAGTTGCGCGCGCCATCGGCATTCCGGTCGACCTTGACCAGGCCCCGGTAGGTGTTCTGGCCACGGCCGGCACTGATGCCCTTGCTGACGATCTTGCTCTTGGTGCGCTTGCCGATGTGGATCATCTTGGTGCCGGTGTCGGCCTGCTGGCGGTGGTGGGTCAGCGCCACCGAGTGGAACTCGCCCACCGAGTCGTCGCCGAGCAGCACGCAGGACGGGTACTTCCAGGTGATCGCCGAACCGGTCTCGACTTGGGTCCAGGTGACCTTGCTGCGCGCGCCACGGCATTCGGCACGCTTGGTGACGAAGTTGTAGATGCCGCCGACGCCGTTCTCGTCGCC
Protein-coding regions in this window:
- a CDS encoding cysteine desulfurase, with product MNLSTPRPATDTAVAPDWDRVRLDFPLLMREVHGKPLVYFDNANTGQKPVQVIGAVDEYYRRYNANVSRAVHALGTEATDAYEGARTKLARFLNVRASELVLCSGTTFAINLVAYSWALPRLKAGDVILVSRMEHHANIVPWQLVAQRTGATIRVAEITPEGALDLDALRRAMTPEVKLLAVAHVSNVLGTVNPVREICREARKRGIITVVDGSQAVPHRKVDIAAIGCDFYAITGHKMCGPTGTGALWAKREHLDAMPPFLGGGEMIKEVSFEGTVFSDAPHKFEAGTPNIAGFIGLGVAVDYLESLGLEHVEAREGELLAHFTEELNKIEGLRMFGTTPDKAAVVSFLIEGAHAHDLATLLDLEGVAIRSGQHCAHPLLQYYGVAATCRASLAFYNTHAEIERFIAALNKVRKLLG
- the sufC gene encoding Fe-S cluster assembly ATPase SufC, which produces MLKIDNLHARIGEKEILKGLSLDVKPGQVHAIMGPNGAGKSTLGNVLAGRDGYDVSEGSIQFEGRDLLELAPEERAAAGLFLAFQYPVEIPGVNNTYFLRAALNAQRKARGEEELDSMQFLKLVRQKLAVLHLKDELLHRGVNEGFSGGEKKRNEIFQLAVLEPKLAILDETDSGLDIDALKSVADGVNALRSPDRSFLVITHYQRLLDYIKPDVVHVLADGKIVQSGGPELALELEAHGYHFLKDRVVPEAAV
- the sufD gene encoding Fe-S cluster assembly protein SufD, with the protein product MSALLDSLAAGFCGSDARRAELDAALQAGLPGPRSEAWKYTSLRQLERRSFLPAPLAAPEIDPALLADIPSPRLVFVNGRPSEAHSDLAALPDGVQVQTLSSALHAGDDALRFLGRRFERSEEIFARLNAALADEGVLVRVDDGVQVEAPLQLVFISAAGAADLAWHHRHLIELRAGAALGVVEHHLDLGDAAHFGNTLVHVHLAKDAVLSHARVQADSARATTLLRTDAVLARDAQYRRVDLELGAALSRHELNVRLEGDNAQLTANGVLLGNGRRHVDTRLGIEHIARDTASEMVWRGVAANRSRVVFHGGIHIRAGADGTDANLSNKNLLLSADAEIDTQPTLVIDADEVKAAHGATVGQLDANALFYLRSRGLPAEQAQQLLSAAFCHEPLNMLDARLTEQLRRQLDIALAKAGVA